A genomic window from Gossypium hirsutum isolate 1008001.06 chromosome D10, Gossypium_hirsutum_v2.1, whole genome shotgun sequence includes:
- the LOC107915375 gene encoding uncharacterized protein, which produces MNAELYSRDLETFRVQEYIGRRSGLPPRSYAVDLRNRRCECRIFQTLRYPCVHVHAACARANLNVEQFIDEIYTLQRALRIWGNEFPVMPDVSNWEVPPPAFEMVPDRSLRRHPKGRPQSTRIRNDMDVREMGEPKLCTVCRTSGHNRSTCPHRVYVSG; this is translated from the coding sequence ATGAATGCAGAATTGTATTCACGTGACTTGGAGACTTTCCGAGTACAGGAGTACATCGGTCGCCGTTCAGGTCTTCCACCTAGGTCGTACGCAGTTGATCTGCGAAACAGGCGATGCGAGTGCAGGATATTTCAGACTCTTCGATATCCGTGTGTGCATGTTCATGCAGCGTGTGCGAGAGCAAACTTAAATGTTGAACAATTCATAGACGAGATCTACACATTGCAACGCGCATTACGTATATGGGGGAACGAATTTCCTGTAATGCCCGATGTCTCAAACTGGGAAGTTCCACCGCCTGCTTTCGAGATGGTGCCTGACCGTAGTCTCCGCAGGCATCCTAAAGGTCGACCTCAATCGACAAGAATTCGAAATGACATGGACGTTAGGGAGATGGGTGAACCGAAATTGTGCACTGTGTGTCGAACATCCGGACACAACCGATCAACATGCCCACATCGTGTCTACGTTTCTGGTTAA
- the LOC107915376 gene encoding uncharacterized protein → MELEDDDDLGTMIAIYCPLGIENPSPVELFAEITEPDPIQMVIPASQRSGIDFDLNVPWEDQSGFVLSAPTPENPNTGGCSYNTLYSSHCLEIHPEVLATIEHCDEGSDNDDQSHRDPNDDFSDLDLNDIPEDIDEEGPVEDPDAALAREFSEYPDIVPTHLVHNESDEEELFIGQQFDNKKDCLHAINKLSLKLGVDYKVTKSTQSLYAGECWKAAGGCKWRVRATLMQRTQMWMIRKLEGPHTCTSARMSQDHRKLDAKTICNCIIPLVKESPTIQVSVLIADMQARFKYKVSYRKAWWAKQMAMQELYGDWDVSYNGLQGWIAGMHEYVPGTVTDLQTLPYKSPDGEIQPGKQVFHRLFWTFESCVRAFPYCKPMRECFESWEFFLINLRRHVVREDNICLISDRSKGLLAAIRRSGVPWRSVYYIQHIAANFHRDYKNKDWKNEFVNMAYELEPRRFRQRFARLESQMSSLPTNLRTWLGSMENWQWTQSYDEGFQYGQMTTNLVEAATLY, encoded by the exons ATGGagcttgaagatgatgatgatttagGTACAATGATAGCAATTTATTGCCCCCTTGGAATAGAAAATCCCAGTCCAGTTGAGTTGTTTGCAGAGATAACTGAACCGGATCCCATTCAAATGGTAATTCCAGCAAGCCAGCGCTCCGGAATTGATTTTGATCTTAACGTCCCTTGGGAAGATCAGTCAGGCTTTGTATTGTCAGCGCCAACTCCCGAAAATCCAAACACTGGTGGATGTTCGTATAACACCCTATATTCGAGTCATTGTCTAGAGATCCATCCAGAGGTGTTGGCCACCATAGAACATTGTGATGAAGGGTCCGATAATGATGATCAGTCCCACCGTGATCCCAACGATGATTTTAGTGACCTCGATTTGAATGATATCCCTGAAGACATAGACGAGGAAGGGCCGGTAGAGG ATCCTGATGCAGCTCTTGCACGCGAGTTCTCGGAATACCCAGATATTGTGCCGACTCACTTAGTTCACAATGAATCTGACGAAGAAGAGTTGTTTATAGGGCAACAATTTGATAACAAAAAAGACTGTTTACATGCTATAAACAAACTTAGCTTGAAGTTAGGTGTGGATTATAAAGTAACGAAGTCGACGCAGTCTTTGTACGCAGGAGAATGTTGGAAAGCGGCAGGTGGTTGTAAATGGCGTGTCCGGGCCACGTTAATGCAGCGGACACAGATGTGGATGATAAGGAAACTAGAAGGTCCACACACATGCACGTCTGCTCGTATGTCGCAAGACCATAGAAAGTTAGATGCAAAAACTATATGCAACTGCATCATCCCTTTGGTGAAAGAGTCACCCACCATTCAAGTGTCGGTCCTTATTGCGGATATGCAAGCTCGATTCAAGTACAAAGTGTCGTACCGAAAGGCATGGTGGGCAAAACAAATGGCGATGCAAGAGTTGTATGGTGACTGGGATGTGTCATACAATGGGCTTCAAGGGTGGATAGCTGGAATGCATGAGTATGTGCCGGGGACAGTCACTGATTTGCAAACACTGCCATATAAAAGCCCTGACGGGGAGATACAACCAGGGAAACAAGTTTTTCACCGGTTGTTTTGGACGTTTGAGTCGTGCGTTAGGGCCTTCCCTTATTGCAAGCCAATG CGTGAGTGCTTCGAGTCTTGGGAATTTTTCCTCATAAATCTGCGGAGGCACGTTGTCAGAGAAGACAATATTTGTCTTATATCAGATAGATCGAAAGGATTACTTGCTGCGATAAGGCGATCGGGGGTTCCGTGGAGGTCTGTTTATTACATCCAGCACATCGCGGCAAACTTTCATAGAGATTAcaagaataaagattggaaaaATGAATTCGTGAACATGG CCTATGAGTTAGAACCGAGAAGATTCAGGCAGAGGTTCGCAAGGCTTGAATCTCAGATGTCATCTTTACCAACAAATCTCCGGACATGGTTGGGGAGCATGGAAAACTGGCAATGGACTCAAAGTTACGATGAAGGGTTTCAGTATGGGCAGATGACGACTAACCTCGTGGAGGCGGCAACTCTGTATTAA
- the LOC107914530 gene encoding uncharacterized protein: protein MDRIAIMTAILLFSIVADVSNASSFSKLRFLADKSPPKNDTAAATPPSSQLPAKKLDPKPNSQSKSDPNITHTATQSPVDKKDQKLSDKPGKVIPPPQREIDSEKNSSSTSNSTNFKTVGDNEGKKKNIDSGKKPNITETEQGAVVSKEDNNKKQQQKTDDDGNETQSGIVETCDGVANSCKDRNSLTACIKGSETGSKRLAVLVHNSGEKTLKVNVAGLPGESFAKILKVPKRGTRKINISLTISETSELKLSAGNGDCVLHMNPLVPEGNFFLNLPSYDKLLTPVNGAYFLIATIVILGGSWACCMFRKGRRHDGGIPYQELEMGLPESMQATEVETAEGWDQGWDSDWDEDKAVKSPMGRRQVPNISANGLTARSSNRDGWENNWDD, encoded by the exons ATGGATAGAATTGCAATTATGACAGCGATTTTATTGTTTTCAATCGTCGCCGATGTTTCCAATGCTTCTTCGTTTTCGAAGCTTCGATTCTTAGCCGATAAATCTCCACCAAAGAACGACACAGCCGCTGCAACGCCGCCC AGTTCTCAGTTGCCAGCCAAGAAATTGGATCCTAAACCCAATAGTCAATCGAAATCGGATCCAAATATAACGCATACTGCGACTCAATCTCCAGTTGACAAGAAGGATCAAAAACTATCAGATAAACCGGGGAAAGTGATTCCACCTCCTCAAAGGGAAATTGATAGTGAAAAAAATTCCAGTTCAACTTCAAATTCAACGAACTTTAAAACAGTGGGGGATAATGAGGGGAAGAAAAAGAACATAGATAGTGGAAAGAAACCGAATATCACGGAAACTGAACAGGGAGCTGTTGTATCAAAGGAGGATAATAATAAGAAGCAGCAGCAGAAGACTGATGATGATGGAAATGAGACCCAGTCAGGGATTGTCGAAACATGCGATGGGGTAGCTAACAGCTGCAAAGACAGGAACTCCTTGACTGCCTGCATTAAAGGGTCTGAAACTG GGTCCAAACGATTGGCTGTTCTGGTCCACAATAGTGGAGAAAAAACTTTGAAAGTCAATGTTGCTGGCCTTCCTGGGGAATCTTTTGCCAAAATACTTAAAGTACCGAAACGTGGAACTAGAAAG ATCAATATCTCTTTGACTATTAGTGAAACCAGTGAGCTAAAGTTAAGTGCTGGAAATGGAGATTGTGTGCTTCACATGAACCCTCTTGTACCTGAAGGGAACTTTTTCTTAAACCTTCCTTCTTATGACAAGTTGCTGACTCCAGTAAATGGCGCATACTTCTTGATTGCAACCATTGTAATTTTGGGAGGATCATGGGCTTGTTGCATGTTTAGGAAAGGGAGGCGGCATGATGGTGGTATACCTTACCAAGAGCTAGAAATGGGATTACCAGAATCCATGCAAGCTACTGAAGTAGAAACGGCTGAAGGTTGGGACCAGGGTTGGGATAGCGATTGGGATGAGGACAAGGCAGTTAAATCACCAATGGGACGACGCCAAGTACCGAATATCTCAGCAAATGGCCTCACTGCTAGGTCTTCAAACAGAGATGGTTGGGAAAATAACTGGGATGATTAG